In Candidatus Polarisedimenticolia bacterium, the DNA window TGAAGGACAAGGCTCTCGTGGACGCGGTGGGGAAGCAGCCTTGGGATGCGAGCATCCAGTCGATGGCCGCCTTCCCCGACGTGGTCAAGCGCCTGTGCGACGACATCCAGTGGACCACCGACCTGGGCAACGCCTTCCTGGCTCAGCAGAGCGACGTGATGGACGCCGTCCAGCGCATGCGCAAGAAAGCCCAGGAAAAGGGGGCCCTCAAATCGGACGACAAGCAGAAGGTCAGCACCGAGAAGGTCGAGGACAAGACGGTCATCATCGTCGAGTCCGCCAACCCCGAGGTGGTCTACGTCCCCTCCTACAGTCCGACCGTGGTCTACGGTGCTCCCATCTACCCCTATCCGCCGATCTACTACCCGCCCTACCCGCCCGGCGCGGCTTTCGTGAGCTTCAGCTTCGGCGTCATGTGGGGAGCGGCGGTCTGGGGCGGATCGTGCTGCGGCTGCGGCTGGGGCGGCAACGACATCGACATCAACGTCGACAACAACTTCAACCGTAACAACATCAATACCGGCGATCGGAACAACATCAACACCGGCGACCGCGGCGGCGCGGGAAATCGGGGAGGAGCGGGAACCAACAAGGCGGGCACGAACAACCGCGCGGGAGGAGGCGGCGGGGGAGGGAAGTGGTCACACAACCCGTCGCACCGCGGCGGCACTCCCTATTCCGACCGTGCCACCGCCAACAAGTACGGCGGCTCGGCGCGCGGTGATTCGCTGAGCTCGCGCCAGGCCCAGGCATCCAACCGGGCCGGAGGCGGTGCGAGTGCCGGATCGCGCGACGTAGGTGGCGGAAGCCGCGCAGGCGGCGGAAGCCCGAGCGCCGGGAACCGGGCCGGCGGCGGAAGCCCCAGTGCCGGAAATCGTGCGGGCGGCGGAGGCGGCGGCGATCGGATTGGCAGCCGCGACATTCCCTCGAGCAGCTCGCGCGGCGGCAGCGGCTTCGGCGGCGGCTCCAGCGGCTTCAGCGGCTCGAGCGCCCGGTCGAGCAGCAGCCGGGGCGCTTCCAGCATGGGCGGGCGCTCGTTCTCAGGAGGCGGGGGCGGCCGCCGCGGCGGGGGAGGCCGGCGATGACCCGCATGACGATGGCGGTCCTTCTGATTCTCGGCATGACCGGCGCGGCGCTGTCCGCAACCCAGACCGCGCCCGCGACGAAGAGCACGCAAACTGCCAAGGCCGCGCAGCCGGCACAGCAGACCTTCGCCAGCCCGGAAGAAGCCGCCGACGCGCTCATCGACGCCGCCGAGCGCTTCGATCTGACCGCCTTCAAGAAGATTCTCGGGGAGGGCGGCATGGACCTGGTGACCACCGCCGACAAGGTGCAGGACGAGCATCAGAGCAAGGCGTTCGCGGAGCAGGCGCGCAAGAAGCACGAGATCCTCCGCGTTCTGGCGGACCCGAAGACGGTGACCCTCGTCGTAGGCGAAGAGGATTGGCCGGCTCCCATGCCGATCGTCGAGCGCAACGGCAGATGGCTGTTCGACGTGCCGGCGGGGCGGATCGAGGTCTTGCGCCGTCGCATCGGCCGCAATGAGCTGGACGCGATCGAGGTGTGCCACGGCTACGTCGAGGCGCAGCACGAGTACGCCCTGACGAAGCACTCCGGCTCCAAGGTGAACCAGTATGCGCAGCGCATCA includes these proteins:
- a CDS encoding DUF3300 domain-containing protein yields the protein MIRTKSRTARSALAVICWALLLPPGETLVLAQGEEKPPPPAKDAPAAPPAGKEAQAPATQPGAKPEEAAKPLPPEQLESLVAPIALYPDSLLAQTLVASTYPLELVQLQQWMEKNKNLKDKALVDAVGKQPWDASIQSMAAFPDVVKRLCDDIQWTTDLGNAFLAQQSDVMDAVQRMRKKAQEKGALKSDDKQKVSTEKVEDKTVIIVESANPEVVYVPSYSPTVVYGAPIYPYPPIYYPPYPPGAAFVSFSFGVMWGAAVWGGSCCGCGWGGNDIDINVDNNFNRNNINTGDRNNINTGDRGGAGNRGGAGTNKAGTNNRAGGGGGGGKWSHNPSHRGGTPYSDRATANKYGGSARGDSLSSRQAQASNRAGGGASAGSRDVGGGSRAGGGSPSAGNRAGGGSPSAGNRAGGGGGGDRIGSRDIPSSSSRGGSGFGGGSSGFSGSSARSSSSRGASSMGGRSFSGGGGGRRGGGGRR
- a CDS encoding DUF2950 domain-containing protein — translated: MTRMTMAVLLILGMTGAALSATQTAPATKSTQTAKAAQPAQQTFASPEEAADALIDAAERFDLTAFKKILGEGGMDLVTTADKVQDEHQSKAFAEQARKKHEILRVLADPKTVTLVVGEEDWPAPMPIVERNGRWLFDVPAGRIEVLRRRIGRNELDAIEVCHGYVEAQHEYALTKHSGSKVNQYAQRIISTPGKKDGLAWKTADGKWEGPVAESIARVIEEGYTSRAQPYHGYYFKVLKGQGPAAPLGRMDFVVKGAMIGGFALAAAPASYGKTGVKSFIVSHDGVVYEKDLGSGTAQAFKSMERYNPDASWSPVEAD